The genomic window GAGCGTCAGTAGCGGGCCTCGAGCCCCGCGATGACCCGCACCGTGTCGCGCGCTATTAGCAATTCCTCATCGGTGGGGATGACCCAGACCTCCACGCGCGAGCCGTCGGCGCTGATGCGCCCCTCGGCGCCGCCGACGGTGCTCGCATTGCGCGCCGGGTCGAGGGTCACCCCCAGCCAGTCGAGGCCGGCGCAGATGCGCTCGCGCACGGGCGCGGCGTGCTCGCCGATGCCGCCGGCGAACACGATCGCGTCGGCGCCGTTGAGCGCGGCCAGGTAGGCGCCGATGTATTTGCGCGCCCGGTAGCAGAACAGCTCGATGGCGAGTTTCGCACGACGGTCGTCGTGCTCGTTCGCCTCGGCGAGCAGGTCGCGCATGTCGTTGGTGAGTCCCGACACGCCCAGCAGCCCCGACTGCTTGTTGAGCAGATTCTCGACCTCGTTCAGGGACAGCCCCTCCTTGGCCGCCACGTGGTCGAGGATCGCGGGGTCGAGGTCGCCCGAGCGCGTGCCCATGACCAGTCCTTCGAGCGGCGTGAACCCCATCGAGGTGTCCACCGAATTGCCGGCATCGACGGCGCACATGGAGCAGCCATTGCCGAGGTGGAGGGCGATGAGCTTGGTCTGTTCGCGCGTGCGCCCGGTGAGTGCGCGGTAGCGCCAGGTGACGTAGCGGTACGAGGTGCCGTGGAAGCCGTAGCGGCGGATGCGGTAGCGACGGTAGAGCTGGTAGGGCAGCGCGTACAGATACGCGCGCTCGGGCAGGGTGTGATGGAACGACGTGTCGAACACGGCTACCTGCGGAATGCCGGCGCCCAGGACGGCGCGCGCGGCGGCGATGCCCTTGAGATTGCTCGGGTTGTGGAGCGGGGCGAGATCGATCGTGTCCTCGATGGCGCGGAGGACGTCATCGTCGATGCGCACCGATGAGCGGAATCGCTCGCCGCCGTGGGCGACGCGGTGACCCACGGCTTCGATGGCGCCCACGGAGTCGATATCGACGCCCGAGTCGGGTCCGGCCATCCAGT from Gemmatimonadaceae bacterium includes these protein-coding regions:
- a CDS encoding acetate kinase; this encodes MNVLVLNSGSSTLKFELVRTDADRMRDNTDQKLVRGTVERIGGEAVYAFTVPGRPTARGTVAARDHRAVLEFVIDWMAGPDSGVDIDSVGAIEAVGHRVAHGGERFRSSVRIDDDVLRAIEDTIDLAPLHNPSNLKGIAAARAVLGAGIPQVAVFDTSFHHTLPERAYLYALPYQLYRRYRIRRYGFHGTSYRYVTWRYRALTGRTREQTKLIALHLGNGCSMCAVDAGNSVDTSMGFTPLEGLVMGTRSGDLDPAILDHVAAKEGLSLNEVENLLNKQSGLLGVSGLTNDMRDLLAEANEHDDRRAKLAIELFCYRARKYIGAYLAALNGADAIVFAGGIGEHAAPVRERICAGLDWLGVTLDPARNASTVGGAEGRISADGSRVEVWVIPTDEELLIARDTVRVIAGLEARY